Part of the Mauremys mutica isolate MM-2020 ecotype Southern chromosome 1, ASM2049712v1, whole genome shotgun sequence genome is shown below.
CCTCTTAAAAGAATATTTGTTTTGTTGCAACACTTTTTGTTCCACAGATGTCTGCGCCTTCATTCACCCAGCCTTCCTGAAATGGAATGGTCACAGTTCTCTCACTAAGTGGTGCTGCAATTGCAGGATTGAGTATCTACTCTATTGTAGAGAAAATGTTGAAATTGTACTATTTTTTTATTACACTAGGTGCCAGTACAACGGTTGAGGCTTCCTCACTCTTGATATCAAGAGTATGTTTTTCAGCTTTTTCATTGCTTGAGAATGATCGGACTACCCTGGTTTCCTGATCATGTAAAAACATTTGAGGCAAATTAAGAGGAGTTCAAAGATTTTTGGCAACTAAATTACTATAACTCCATCTGTGTGGCTAAAAACTGAACATTTCTCTCGGTTTTCCTTTGTGTCTAAAGAGACTTAGTGTTGATGAAAGATGCCTAACAGACAGCCCTGCAGACCAGGCTCTTTAATTTAGCCACAAAACAAGTACAGGATGTGCAGTGGCAGTGTGAGCTCCACTCATACTGCTCTGCAAGTATTCTTCTGGGGTGCCAACATGTAATGATGTTAATCATGTTTATTTTACTAGCATTCTTCACTGTGAAAACTGTTCTGCGTTTGTATAATAAATACTAAGATGAGTCTCACTTTACTATATTCTGCCCATCTTTCCAGTCTCTCTAGGTCCTTTTGTGTTACTGCAGTCCTTGTGTTGCGTTGTGCTGTGGATGGGCCAGGGAATTGGCtgcccagagaaaagcagaaaGTCAGAGCCGGCACTAAATCAGAGCATGAGGAAGGCGAAAGATGGAGAAGAGGGCAGAGAGGAAGCTGTGGAGAGAGGTGACAAGCAGCTAAGAGCTCTCAGTGGTGCAGCAGACTTAAACAATGGTAATTGTTTTTActctccttccccccactttTTTCTGTCTCATTCACTCCATGTTCTTGTTCCCTTCTCacctcatttctctctctctctctctctctctctcttctttttcccTTTGCTAAAAGTCACACATGGAGGAGTCGTACAAATCAGATATTGAACAAACTCATTTGACTCTGCCAAGTGAAAGCGTTGTGCTTTAGGAAAAGGGCTACTTGAGGATCCCAACTGTTTACTTCCCTTTAAAACCCTAAACTGGGCAGATTTTCTTTCTAGTTGAGGATGGTTGGATGTTAGTTGCATCTTCCTCCACACTACATCAGAGTTGCTCCTGGGTTTGCTGAAGGGTCACTTCTAGGTCATGGACCCTAATCGCCAAGTTAGATCACTGGACTAGCCTCCCAAAAGCTTTCTTCACTTTTTTAAATGCAGATACTGTTGTATCCCGTGCAGTTACCCTTTCTCACCCACTACATTCACCTTTCTATTGTGGGCTtttcttcactgcagtgttaACTCAAGTTATCTGTATTCCAGTTACCTCCTCTCAAGTTAGCTTAGCTTAAGAGAGAGTGGTCACAGTGGTAAACAACATTCGGGCTGCACAGATTGTTTGGATTAGGAACACGGTAGCCAAGTCCCAGCTGCAATAATagcgccagcagcagcacttGAGTTTTAACCCAGGCCCTTTGACGAGCCTGCTAGCTGAAATTTAAAGCACCACTCAACTCAAGctagagatttgtgtgtgtggatgggagtcCAGTTACAGGCAACAGCTCAAAgtaacactgcagtgaagacaaagcctgtGAGTGTCTGCCTCTGGCGTAAGCTGTTTACCTTGATAGGGACAACACATCTCACCTCTACCCATTTTACCTCACTTCCCATGAAAACAGAAGCTTTTGTGTCTCATACACCTCTGAGTGAAAATTACTTTTCTTTACCTCCTCCCCTTtagctttgtctctttccttgaAACTGGGCAAATTGGTTAAACTACTGGAGATAGATTGTCCGACCTGAACAGGACAATCTATGTCCTTGAACTGGTGTAACAGGGCATTGAAATATGGACCCTAagccagatctgaattttgtgaTTGGGGCCTAGCTCCATAGAAGTCTGAATAAACTCTCTCATCCAGACATATTTGGGGGAATGGGTTTTAAAGTCAGACTAACCTAGATCCAGGTTTTGCAGCTTGAGCTTGTTTTTGGAGGCACCCTCCCAACTCTCTCCAGCTGTCAGAGGCAAACCAATGCTAAGATTTTAAAGGGGTGTAAgacagggttgccaaccctcgaGGATTGGCCTGGAGTTTTCAGGAATGAAAGTTTAAgctttaaagattatgtcatgtgcggaaatctccaggaatatatccaaccaaaattggcaaccctagtaagAGTAGATTTGACCCTTCCGTCATCCTGGTGAAGATGCTGGGCCTATATGTTAAATAGGCTGAAAGTGGCCAAAGGGAAATTTGCCATCTTCTCACCATCCCTTACTCTCCCTGCCTCCATGTGAGCTTTAAGCCTCACTTCCTCTTGTCCCTACAGGAGCCATTGGGCTGTACAATATGGGACTGAGCTGCTGCCTGAATTCTCTGCTTCAGGTGTTCTTCATGAACATACACTTCACTGTGATACTACGAAGGTAAGAGATGCACAGGAGCAGTGCCCATTCCCTGAGGTCAGACTGCCAGTGTTACCTTCACTGCCTCACCTCTGTTTTCAAGTGGAATGTCCATCCAAAGGAATGGATTATCAGGAGATGCCAGGTGCTTCCCAAATGAGAGTGGGCCCTGAATATGCCTGAGGCAGAAGACTAGGGCTCTGCAAAACACAGCAATTTTGATTCACGAGGGCTCATTAGAGACTGAAAATAGGCCATATTTGCACATTTGTATAATTTAATCCCAGAGTGGGATATTTGAGATAATATGTATACTGATCTAAGTattatatttttccataactagggtgaccagatagcaagtataaaaaatcaggacagggggtgggggataataggtgcctatataagaaaaaggccccaaaattaggactgtccctataaaatcaggacagctggtcaccctattcataaCAGCACATCGTTTTATTCTAGTTATATCCATGGACAATAATCCCTGTGCCACAATATAAACCATTCACTTCACAACTATAGACATTCCACAGCTATAGGCCCAGAGTGCACAGCCTTACGCCTGCCTGGGATAGATGTTTGTTTGGGTGGACAGACAGCATGTAGTGTCCCGTTGCTTTGCTTGAATGTGTTTTGGCCCTATATTGTgctgcattgacttcagggggTTGCATAGAACAGGTGAGACAGGGCAGATTTGGACCCTGTACCTTTCTGCTGACCACAGTGACAGCTATTTTAATTTGTTTCCAGTTTGTTCAGCTCACTACAGTTTATTTTGTTAAAGTGGATAGTCTCTGTATATTCCCAgaggatatatatataaatatacttCATATTTACCAGAGAAACGATACACTCACTGACATGCTGTAGAAAGTTCACAGCACCAACAGTGCCAGCCTGTGGCAGATCCTCTCCCCATTGAAGACACGGTCCTGTCCTTCAACACCCCCAAACCAGAGGTTtctagggatagctcagtggtttgagcactggcctgctaaacccagcatggtgagttcagtccttgaaggGGCCCCttagggctctggggcaaaatcagtacttggtcctgttagtgaaggcagggggctggactcaatgacctttcagggtcccttccagttctatgagataggtatatcttcatATATTATACACAGCGATTTTGGGGACTGGGCCCTTGAACAGGCAAGGTCTTTTCCCAGTTGGCTTCTCACCCTAGTAAAAGCTCCTGTTGTTGCAACATCCTCCCAGAGTGGATAGGGGTGCTCAGACCTGCCCTCTCCAGCAGGCTCCAGTCCAGGACCCAATGGTAGGCAGCTGCATTCAGCACCCTGGGGTGCTAAGCAGCTACCCCCAGACCACTTCCTACCCAACTCTCCTTTAGCTTGCAGAAGTAAATCACTCCAATCCAGTCTCTGACCTGCACACTCAGTCACCAGCCTCTTCTCTCCTCTCTGCAGGTTTGCACAGGGCTGTGAGGTCAGGCCCCAAGCAGTGAGCTCCAGGACAGTATTTTCCCCTCCAAACAGCCATTTTCTCCCTTCCACTGCCTGCTTCTGAGGCCCTGCCACTGTCCCTTTTAAAGCCTTGCCTCCAGCTTGTGCAGGCATTGAGGTGTGGCTGGGCAGGGCCACCAGAGCTTCTTCTTTAACCCCTTGCTCTCCAGCATGGGGTTTGTATTCCCCATCATACACACCAAGGGGGAAAGAGACAGGATTGCAGTGCTGCAGAGATGTGGAGAGAGACCAGAACTGGCAtagaggcaggggtgaaagtaacttacaggacttgcctgcactgctggagtcctgagtggggcgtggcctcatctggaagaggcgtggcctctcaagatttaaaggccctgggtcaccagctgtggctgtgagacccagggcctttaaatcaaccaggggctcccagctgcagaggtggctgggagccccctggggctcagcggcaaattaaagggcttggggctctggccgccggggggaaccccaagctttgcggggctggggcagggatttaaagggcccagagctcttgTCGCtgaggggagctctgagccctttaaatcccagccgtggtcgggattcaaagggctctaggctgcccgcagccgcgggtggcccagagccctttcaatccctgccgtggaagccggtgcggtccagcatggcgtactggctcttgccggtacgctgtacctgaccggaccggcttactttcacctctgcatagAGGTGTCACTGGTGTCTGCTTGCTAGGCTTGGTATGAGGAGTGGGAAAATGAGcagtggagggaagggaaggaatcCTCCCCCCATAGCCACAGGGCAGCTCCAGAGCCATTATGGCAGACCTCAGGCAAAGAGATGGTGGGGGAAGGACAGGACCATGTTTCAactggccccctccccctccctggtgtTAAAGTAGAATGAGCCAGGAGAGGGAGCTCTTACTGCATCAACCAGGGAGGAGAGGGGCACTGCTTACCCAGGCTAGGGTGGGTTGAaggggggctgggtggatgtGGAGGGAGCTGCTTACCAGCCCAAGGAGAATAAGGGGAGCTCCCCTCTGCTTCCAGAAGAGAAGAGGGACCTGTGCTGACTTTGAACCCCTGCTCATTCCCCACCTGCTGCCCAGGACCGGATTTCCAGTTAGGCACAGTAGACACGTGCCTGGGGCACTGGTGTTCTAGGGGCGCCTAAAAGTTAAAAGCGGGTTAAAAGTTAAAAAGTTAATATATTCAGCTCCCCTGTGGGCTCCTGGCGTGGGTTGGTGGCTGCTGAGcatgtggggctggagcagggtgagCGTCCAAGTCAGCCCATGTGGGGGTGCTGTgacccggggctgggccaggtggCTGCTGAAGGTGCTGGGAGTGTCCCAGCGCTTTCCCAATCTCGGCTGCCCCGCTGCCTCCACCCCGtgctggggaggaagggtgtGGCTAGCACCCCATTCActtgcacaggcagagctggagcgTGGCTGCTGCGCTGGGCTGCGGGAGGTATGGAAGGCACAGTTCCCCCCTTGCGTCTCACCTGGAGTGGCTCAGGCTGGGAGCGCCATGTGTGGCTGAGGGTCCCGTGCATTCCTAGGGAGGCTGTGTTTATATTTCTTTTGGTTTCATTTTTTACGGAAAACACAAAGGTCATCTGTAGGCGGTGGGGGAGGTGCACTGAaatgctgtgcctaggggcacataaggtgtaaatccggcgctgctgctgccacagAACTGAGTGCCACACACGGTACACACCCTCCAGGGGTCCCCTCAAACCCTGTGCCATCTTGCACAGCGTAAGTAATTTGAGAGTAGATAACTTGAGCTAACACTgcaatcagtgatgagctgccaaaatattaacaacaggttccctcctcctcacctcacgagggggttgtgcccccccgggggtcgtgccccatccaaccccccatgttccttgacaccccccccgggatccctgacccatcccccccttccctgtcccctgactgccccttgccgccccatccaacccctcctctcattcttgatggccctccgggacccctgccccatccaaccactccttctgtctgtccctgactgcccctggaacccctgcccctgcctgccccccaccacctcatccaacccctgctccttcctgactgctccccgggacccttgcccccattcaatccccctgttccctgccctctgaccgccctgacccctatccacccccccacaaccaaccgaacaccccctccctgctccctgcccccttaccacactgcctggggccgggaccaggTCCGCTTCTCCGGGACCGCAACCGGTGccatggggcccgactccccgggccgggccggagccactcagccggcaccgggaccggtgctgcggggcccgactccccgggccgggctgaAGCCGCTTggccggcaccggggctggagctgcggggcccgactccccgggccaggccaggccagagccgcagggcccgactccctgggccgggccggagctgcggggcccgactccccgggccgggccggagctgcggggcccgactccccgggccaggccagagccgctcggctggcaccggggccggagctgcggggcccgaatccctgggccgggccggagctgctcAGCCGGCACCGGGGTCTGAGCCGCGGGACCCGAGCTGGGCCGGTCGGAGCCGCTCAGCTGGGACCAGCctgagccgggggtgcttggctgggaccaggctggggatctgggccaggtccagggggagccgctcaggtggagcCTGACTGGGCCACGTGCGCCGTCCCGCCCCCCCgcacccggcttacctgcctgctgcttgtttcaggcttcccgcgaacatttgattcgcgggaagcaggggaaggggagaaggagggcggagcgtttaggggagagggggaggtgagctggggccggggccgggtggacagctgcccgagcctttgttaaatttaaaagctttttagaaccggttgtcctggaacaaccggttctaaaaaggcttctaaatttaacaaccggttcttgcgaaccgttgcgaaccggctggagctcaccactgactACAATGAAGAAAAGCCCACAATGGAAGATCTTAATACCAGAGGGACCATTGTGTGTTGGGCCCAgtctgcaagatgctgagtgccctcaattccCCTTGAAGTAAGAGAAGATAAGGGTGCTCAGTGCATCACAGGATTGAGCCCAAACATATCACTGGATGTGCATCTGGGTCTCCAGGGCTGAAATACAACCACAAAACTCCTTCTTAGGTTCTAAAATGTGCTCCGGCCAGCCTCCTCCCTTCCTGGTGCCACCTTAATCCTAGTTTGTCCTTTGTTACCATTTCCTTCACCCCATTTCTCCTCCCCGGCACCCTATTTCTAACCAAGAGCAGGAAACTGCACCTGTTGAAATTCGCTATTTCTACCACCCAATAGGAGGCTGATTTTCAGTCATGTTAAGGCCCCTTTCCAAAGCTTTGGCAAAATAACTTCCTGGGCAGGGCACCTTTCCAGCTAGGGGAGAGTTGAAATAAGGGCTTTATACCAACCCTGTTTGTAGCACACAGCATCATGGGCAGGATTTTCGGTGTGTTGGGGCAGAAGGGAGTGGGTGAAGGGCAGGAAGAGGTATATATGTCTGGAGCTCACTGTGCTACAGCTAGTCTTTGTTTCCCAGGGTGGCTTAAAGGCATTTCTGGCCCATCCATTCTGCCCCAAATGCAGGGATGAAGAAACTTAGAATCAAGGCCTCTCTCTTTAAAACATGCTACCTGCCCCACTGGTTGAAGTAGTGcagctgcctcctgctggcaAGTCTTCTTTCTTTACTCCTTTATCGTAGGCATATAGGTAATGGTTGTCTCTTCAACTGCTGTCTGTGTCATTTACTCTGCCCCTTTGGTTATGATGCCTGGTACTTCGTACCTGGGATGCTTGCTCACTGCTCCTGTTGCGTTTTCTGTTCACAGGATCAAAGTACCGACAGTACGTACAGAACAAAAGAAGAGTGTCCCATACCAAATGCTCTTGCTGTTGGAACAGATGCAGCGTAGCAAACAGAGAGCCGTGTATCCCCAGGAACTTGTCCGCTGTCTCACTTTGCACAATTTGAAACGTAAGCAGTAACCAACCAGCCCCTATCTGCTGTACATGGGAAGTCACCAAGCACTAATAAGCTCAGTGTGTCCTCTAACTCACTTCCTCATGTGTTCTAGGAATTGGAGAAGTGGTGGCCAGAGCCATGCTGGCTGCAGCAGCCTGCCCTCTGGGGAAGGGCAGCTGGGCCTTATTTCCAGATCAGGGGAGACAGACAGCCCTGGAGAGTGACCTCACTTTTGGCCAGGGGCTGCGATGGCTGCACATATTCTATAGGAGCAGAATGTTTTGCTGTAGGTGGAGGGAGGCACTTTGGTTCTAGACAGAGGTGTGAAATGCTTTGGGAGTAGAGGGAGCCAGATTACTGCTTGACATATCTTGTTATATTGGGATGATCAAGAGGGGAcgctgcactctctctctctcttattcgAAAATAAGGCCACGTGTACACTAGCAtgtatgtcggcaaaacttttgtctctcaggggtatgaaaaaaaccACCCCCTAAGTGATAGAatttttgctggcataagtgctTGTGTGCTGAGCGCTTTgctgatgggagacactctcccgccaacatagctgcAGCCActcgttgagctggttttattatatcgacgggagagcgctctgccatcgGCACAATGCAACTAGACGAGCGCTCTTACAGCGGTACAGCTTAACAAGACACTGTTAAGAAAGCTACAGTAGAGATATACCAGCAAATTCAGACAAAGTATAGGCAGGAGGGTAAGCAGTTGAGTGGGCCTACTTACATCAGAGCTAAATGTGTCCCTTTGAGATTGAGTTGCCTACATTTAGCCTTCTCTGTTCCAATGAAAGAGAGATGGCCAAATAAATCTCACAGAGTTCTACAATGTGGCCCACATTCTCTCTTGTCTTTAATATGGAGGAATGGCGCATAGGAACAATAGACTTTAGCCTACAATGGTCTGTCTGGATTGGGCTGGACTACTAAATCCTGGGACCTGTTGGCTGGCTGTAATCTTCTTAGTGGTATGCAAATTAAGGAGCAGATCTTTGTGCAAGAACACAGCCTAAGTATCTGCACTGGGCATTGGGCAGACTTGCAGGGAGATTGAAGGCAAAAACACTGTGCCGCAGGCTGTGGAGCCATTCCACAAAGCTGCCCCTAGTGCACAGGTAGCCTCCATGGAAcagggctctgtgctgcacagTATGTGTGCACTCTCTGCCTAATTCCTAAATTTTACACCCCTGTTCCAGCTTGAGCAGTGGAGCTACACAGGTTCTGCTCCATGGAGAAGGGCACAGGATTTTTCCTTAAGTGTGGTTCTCAGGCATCTTCTCAATGGACTCTTTTAAGCAAGCCCTGCAGAAAACTATCTTCCACGCATCTAGGTTTGTAAATGTGCCATTTGGGCCCAGTGAGAACTCCAAGTGTAAGATTCCTGCATTGTACTTGACTCCTTGAGCTGGCAGGGAGTGCTGCGGTAGCAATGTGTTCAGCCCCTGGGTTGGAAGGAGGTGCCTTATATTGTTCTGTAATGAGACACAGAGATTGTTCAAGAGCAACATTGACTGGACTCCAGGTGAAACTCCAcactttcctcataggtcaggcaGATGCTTGGCATGGTATGGGGGTGTTGAGGCCGGGGAGGACTGCAGATGAGAAGGTGGATGGAAACCTCAGGTCTCTGAGAGGGGCTCCAAGGAATGAAATGTGCTGTTTGCAATGCTAACGTTGGTTGTAATGTCTCTGTTTGTCCAGTGTTTGTCCAGTATGACGCTGCTCAACTCTTCTTGAGCCTCTGGAACCTGATTAAGAGTCAGATCACAGACGGGCAGCTGGTAAGTGCTCTGACTGAAAAAAGGAATGTGCCACCCGCACCCTAGAGATTCCACAGCTTTTCCTGTTCACTAACCTTGGTTCTCTGTCAGATTACATGAGTCACCTCCACCTCATCTGGCATCCTGCTACCAAGCAATCCTGCCTCTCACCTCCCAGCCACAAGGAATCTTGCAGCCATGGGCTTTGGCAATTCAAGTCTCAATTAAAATGTATCCGTACATCTTTCAGACCACACCAAAGTGGTAATTCCCTTTGTGGGGGAGACTGCTCGTTAATAGGAAAAAACACGTTTCTTTTGCAAAATTGGGTTTGGTTAATTCATGTTTCTTCCTACCTCAAATGTACATAAATATTGTTCAGTGTTATCTTTAAACAGCCCCACCCTTGCATTAATGTCTGTCAGCTGCCTCTAATATTCAGTAATGTTTTACATGTTATCTGGATGGTAGTTCCCTGCATTGGAGGCAGGGCCgatgcaaggaagtttcgcgccctaggcgaaacttccacccttgcaccccccacccagctatCCCCGCCCAGCCCACGGCAGCTAACTCAGCCTCCGacctggggagccccccccctgcagcagctaccCGCCCCACTGCGACagctaacccctctcccccccgtccCCTCATGGCAACTAACCCCGCCCAGGGagacttcccccccccgccacagcagctagccctgcctggggagacttcccccctctccccccccaccacggcagctaaccctgcctggggagacttcccccctctccccccccaccacggcagctaaccttgcctggggagacttcccccctctcccacccccccgccacggcagctaaccctgcctggggagcccgccccagctcacctcggcttcgcctcctccactgagcacgccggcgctgctctaattctcctccccgcccaggcttgtggcactgattggaggagacttagagctgggctgtgtgctcagcggaggaggcagagtggaggtaagctggggcggggagctgttcCCCTTTGTGCCCCCCCCgttactgcgggcagccctccccacgCGCGCCCCAAgtgtgcccccccacccagctcacctccactccacctcctcacctgaggggacttttaggcgcccccaaccactaggcgccctaggcggccgcctagtttgcctaaatggttgcaccggccctgattggAGGCTCCTAGGCTAACAGTAAACAGTAATGCTGACTTACCTCCACACCAGTAGCACAGTTTGTTCATGCAGGTTCAATACAAAACTATACATAAAAGTGTCTCACAGTTAAGGCCCTATTCCTACCGTAGCCTGACTATGTAATCACCCATGGCGTTTATATCAATGGTTCTCaccctttccagactactgtacccctttcaggagtctgatttgtcttgtgtacccccaggtttcacctcacttaaaaactacttgcttacaaaatcagacatagacatacaaaagtgtcccagcacactattactggaAAATGGCTTACTTGCTCCTTTTTAccaaataattataaaataaatcaattggaatataaatattgtacttacatttcagtgtatagtatatagagcagtataagtcattgtctgtatgaaatgttactttgcactgacttcactactgctttttatgtagcctgttgtaaaactagagaaatatctggatgagttgatgtaccccctggaagacctctgtgtacccctggctgagaaccactgatttatattGCCCTCATTTAGATGCTGTGAGGTACTCTCTGTCTAGGTAGATGAAAGATCTGGTTTCAAGTCTTAAAGAAGTGACACTGCATTAAGTGTCCAGTACAGCCACTGTCACACCTGCCCTGGGAAAAGCATCAGCTGGGTGGTTCATATCCATTTCTTGTTCTTTTCTACTCTTCAGGCTGACAGGTTGACCACGCTGTACACTATCCGGGTGCAGGAGTATCTGGTTTGTCAGAAGTGCTCCTTTGAAACAAAGAGGGACAGCAACTTGTTAACCCTCCCACTCCCAATGTTTAATTCCTGTTCTCAGCGACTGAAGACACTGGTAGGTTTAACACTCCAACACTCTGCACTTAATGGGAAGGAAGAGTCCACTCCGCTCAGGCACAGGCATTCACTTCCGGTGCCTCTTCTCCTAGGGGCTGTAGCCAGTATCTGTGCAAGGGATACTGACCTTTCAAGTGATGTAAACTCTGTTTATCCCAGGTGGATTTACAGGTGGAAGATTAAGCTCTTGAGGCTCCTTTCTGAAAAGCATAGGGGAAAATTCTGGTGTCCTGGCTAGGATTCCCCTCTCTGGGTAAAACACCTCCTCTAAAAGCTCTCTGTACTTATCAGAGCTGAGATGCAGAAATACTGCAATTGCCTACAGAGTCCTTGTACTATTAATACTGCAGTATTGTGTTTAgtgatgctcagatactacagtgacgaGGGGGTTGTATAAAAcgtttagatagatagatagatgctaTGTTGTTCAATGATATTTGGattcaaagggcctgattctcatttacactaaggctccTTTGCACTTCTGTAGCAGTGTGCATTTAAGGGATCTTAAAGAGGTTGTAAATTACATTTAC
Proteins encoded:
- the USP18 gene encoding ubl carboxyl-terminal hydrolase 18; the protein is MGQGIGCPEKSRKSEPALNQSMRKAKDGEEGREEAVERGDKQLRALSGAADLNNGAIGLYNMGLSCCLNSLLQVFFMNIHFTVILRRIKVPTVRTEQKKSVPYQMLLLLEQMQRSKQRAVYPQELVRCLTLHNLKLFVQYDAAQLFLSLWNLIKSQITDGQLADRLTTLYTIRVQEYLVCQKCSFETKRDSNLLTLPLPMFNSCSQRLKTLEDSLRCFFQPEQLTDSNMCLCEQCERKTPCLQGMRLTCLPHTLTLHLKRFYYRKSSWTQKISYSLPFPQSLDFNQILTQEQCHPDAKEKADWQYDLFGVVAHSGLASFGHYCAYIWSLTEGKWYCFNDSSVCQVSWDDVKCTYGNSHTHWGETAYLLVYMRKNPQ